One stretch of Priestia megaterium DNA includes these proteins:
- a CDS encoding sugar phosphate isomerase/epimerase family protein — translation MKLGVFTVLFADLSFEEMLDKVKAAGLHAVEIGTGGYPGNSHCPLDELLEDEEKREAYMKQIKDRGLAISAFSCHGNPISPEASFAKESDETLRKTIQLASLVDVPVVNCFSGTAGDHEEAKYPNWPVTPWPNEYGDVLNWQWENKLVPYWKEIGELAEEHNVKIGLELHGGFLVHTPYTLLKLREKTSPAIGANLDPSHLWWQGIDPVGAIKILAKENAIHHFHAKDTYLDQDNINMYGLTDMQPYGEVQTRAWTFRSVGCGHDVKEWSDMMSALRTYGYDYVVSIEHEDPIMSIEEGFKRAVTNLQSVLIEETPSQMWWA, via the coding sequence ATGAAACTTGGAGTATTCACGGTCTTATTTGCGGATCTTTCTTTTGAAGAGATGTTGGATAAAGTAAAAGCAGCAGGTCTTCATGCTGTTGAAATCGGAACGGGCGGCTATCCGGGAAACAGTCATTGTCCGCTAGATGAGCTGCTTGAAGATGAAGAAAAACGAGAAGCATATATGAAGCAGATAAAAGACCGCGGACTTGCAATCAGCGCATTTAGCTGCCACGGCAATCCTATTTCACCTGAGGCAAGTTTTGCAAAAGAATCTGACGAAACGCTTCGCAAGACCATCCAACTAGCATCATTAGTAGACGTTCCAGTGGTTAACTGCTTCTCTGGAACAGCAGGAGATCACGAAGAAGCGAAGTACCCAAACTGGCCTGTTACTCCTTGGCCTAACGAGTATGGAGACGTATTGAATTGGCAGTGGGAAAATAAGCTTGTTCCTTATTGGAAAGAAATTGGAGAACTAGCGGAGGAGCATAATGTAAAAATTGGTTTAGAACTTCACGGTGGATTTTTAGTTCATACTCCGTATACGCTCCTTAAGCTTCGCGAAAAAACAAGTCCAGCGATTGGCGCTAATCTTGATCCAAGTCATTTATGGTGGCAAGGAATTGATCCGGTGGGAGCTATTAAAATTTTAGCAAAAGAAAATGCGATTCATCATTTCCATGCAAAGGATACGTACTTGGACCAAGATAATATTAACATGTATGGACTGACGGATATGCAGCCATACGGAGAAGTCCAAACGCGTGCATGGACGTTTAGATCCGTAGGATGCGGACATGATGTAAAAGAGTGGTCTGATATGATGAGTGCACTTCGCACATACGGATACGATTATGTAGTCAGCATTGAGCACGAAGATCCAATCATGTCGATTGAAGAAGGATTTAAACGCGCGGTTACAAACTTACAAAGTGTATTAATTGAAGAAACTCCCTCACAAATGTGGTGGGCGTAA
- the thiE gene encoding thiamine phosphate synthase, with translation MTNEEIKKLLQVYFIMGSNNCTKDPKEVLKEAIEGGVTVFQFREKGEGALTGEVKYQLAKELQQICQQHNVPFVVNDDLDLAIRLQADGVHIGQEDEKAHIVREKIGKGIVGVSVHNIQELQQAIKDGADYVGMGPVFPTSTKKDAKAVQGTKLIEEVRNQNIDFPIVGIGGITPENAKQVVEAGADGVSIITAISLAASPKEKAAQLREAVGK, from the coding sequence ATGACAAACGAAGAAATCAAAAAGCTGCTGCAAGTTTATTTTATAATGGGCAGCAATAACTGTACAAAAGATCCGAAAGAAGTGTTGAAAGAAGCAATTGAAGGCGGCGTTACCGTGTTTCAATTTCGCGAAAAAGGCGAAGGTGCCCTAACAGGAGAAGTGAAATATCAGCTGGCGAAGGAACTTCAGCAAATTTGTCAGCAGCACAACGTTCCTTTTGTGGTGAATGATGATCTGGACTTAGCGATCCGCTTACAAGCAGATGGCGTTCATATTGGACAAGAAGATGAAAAAGCTCATATTGTTCGAGAGAAAATAGGAAAAGGAATTGTGGGCGTCTCTGTTCATAATATACAAGAGCTGCAGCAAGCGATAAAAGACGGGGCGGATTATGTAGGAATGGGACCTGTTTTTCCTACTTCTACAAAAAAAGACGCAAAGGCAGTGCAAGGTACAAAATTAATTGAAGAAGTGCGAAACCAGAATATTGACTTTCCAATTGTAGGAATCGGTGGCATCACGCCTGAAAATGCCAAACAAGTAGTAGAAGCAGGTGCAGATGGCGTTTCTATTATTACCGCTATTAGCTTAGCAGCGTCTCCAAAAGAAAAAGCAGCTCAATTGAGAGAAGCGGTAGGAAAATAA
- a CDS encoding MFS transporter, whose translation MSLLLRNRAAILLLMLNIFIIFTGIGLVIPIMPTYMTELHINGSVMGLLVAVFSLTQFLFSPLAGRLSDSLGRKKIIVAGMIVFALSEWFFGSVSTPLLLFVSRMLGGVGAALIMPAVMAYTADVTSAKERAKGMGYVTAAITTGFIIGPGIGGFLAEYGMRVPFYMAAVAGGLAAVITLIVLPESRPVQNHAVSNNENPKEDRLLLQLMNSYKEPYFLSLIIVFVTSFGLSNYETIFSLFVDHKFSFTPKDIAFVITFGSIAGAVVQVTIFGWILNKFGEKRVISFCLMMTGLFILLTLFVHTYWLIIVVTFIVFLATDILRPAISTQMSMMAQDDQGYVAGLNSAYTSLGNIIGPVVAGFLFDININYPYVSAALVLLLCFLLSLRAGKDRKTAVRNQAVQEK comes from the coding sequence ATGTCATTATTGTTAAGAAATCGAGCGGCGATTTTGCTGCTCATGCTAAATATTTTTATTATCTTTACGGGAATCGGTCTCGTTATTCCAATTATGCCAACATATATGACGGAGCTTCATATCAACGGCAGCGTGATGGGACTTTTAGTAGCGGTGTTTTCACTAACTCAATTTCTGTTTTCACCTTTAGCGGGGCGGTTATCAGATTCGTTAGGGAGAAAGAAAATTATTGTAGCGGGAATGATTGTTTTTGCCCTGTCTGAATGGTTTTTTGGTTCAGTGAGTACACCTCTTTTATTATTTGTATCGAGAATGCTAGGCGGGGTCGGAGCCGCGCTTATTATGCCTGCTGTTATGGCCTATACAGCGGACGTGACGTCTGCTAAAGAACGCGCTAAAGGAATGGGCTACGTGACGGCGGCGATTACAACAGGATTTATTATTGGGCCCGGCATCGGAGGCTTTTTAGCTGAATACGGCATGCGCGTACCGTTTTATATGGCCGCAGTAGCAGGGGGCTTGGCAGCAGTGATTACGTTAATTGTTTTGCCAGAGTCTCGTCCTGTACAAAATCATGCTGTTTCAAACAATGAGAATCCAAAAGAAGATCGGCTGCTACTGCAGCTTATGAATTCCTATAAAGAACCTTATTTTTTAAGTTTAATTATTGTTTTTGTGACATCGTTTGGATTATCCAATTATGAAACGATTTTTTCACTATTTGTTGATCATAAATTTAGCTTTACGCCAAAAGATATTGCGTTTGTTATTACGTTTGGCTCTATTGCGGGGGCTGTAGTGCAGGTTACGATTTTTGGCTGGATTTTAAATAAGTTTGGTGAAAAAAGAGTGATTTCGTTTTGCTTGATGATGACGGGACTTTTTATTTTACTTACGCTATTTGTGCACACGTACTGGCTTATTATTGTTGTGACATTCATCGTCTTTTTAGCAACAGATATTTTACGTCCGGCAATCAGCACGCAAATGTCGATGATGGCACAAGACGACCAAGGGTATGTAGCCGGACTAAATTCTGCTTATACAAGTCTTGGGAATATTATTGGACCCGTTGTAGCAGGCTTTCTCTTTGATATAAACATTAATTATCCGTACGTATCAGCTGCACTTGTACTGCTGCTTTGTTTTCTTTTATCTTTAAGAGCAGGGAAGGACAGAAAAACAGCTGTGAGAAATCAAGCGGTTCAAGAGAAATAA
- a CDS encoding Gfo/Idh/MocA family protein encodes MAKVKIGVIGCGSIAQHRHLPEYKMNEQVELVAVCDINTERANSVAQQYGVKAYTNYEELLASGTVEAVSVCTPNYLHAPISVAALNSGVHVLCEKPMATSEEEAKAMIEAAKTNGKKLMIGHNQRFVASHQKARELIEKGEIGKIYSFRTAFGHGGPEGWSVDGKDSWFFKKDEAFIGAMGDLGVHKTDMLRYILNEEIVEVGAFVESNAKDFANVDDNAVCVLKTESGIIGTLAASWAYNGKEDNSTIVYGEKGILRLEDDPTYSLVAQYATGEVVNYELGKIQSNDEGGQSNSHVIEQFVDAVAEDKESPVPGEEGLKSLAVILAALKSSQTKQITRV; translated from the coding sequence ATGGCAAAAGTAAAAATTGGCGTTATTGGGTGCGGAAGCATTGCGCAACACCGTCACTTACCAGAATATAAGATGAATGAACAAGTAGAATTAGTAGCCGTTTGCGATATAAACACAGAACGTGCAAACAGCGTAGCACAGCAGTACGGTGTAAAAGCTTACACAAACTATGAAGAACTTTTAGCAAGCGGTACAGTGGAAGCAGTGAGCGTATGTACGCCCAATTATCTTCATGCGCCTATTTCGGTTGCAGCGTTAAACAGCGGAGTTCATGTCCTGTGTGAAAAGCCGATGGCAACATCAGAAGAAGAAGCGAAAGCAATGATTGAAGCAGCAAAAACAAACGGTAAAAAACTAATGATTGGACATAATCAGCGCTTTGTAGCTTCTCATCAAAAAGCTCGTGAACTTATTGAAAAAGGGGAAATCGGTAAAATTTATAGTTTCCGTACGGCTTTTGGCCACGGTGGTCCTGAAGGTTGGAGCGTGGACGGAAAAGACAGCTGGTTCTTCAAAAAAGACGAAGCGTTTATTGGTGCTATGGGGGATTTAGGCGTTCATAAAACCGATATGCTCCGCTACATATTGAATGAAGAAATTGTAGAAGTGGGTGCATTTGTGGAAAGCAATGCAAAAGACTTTGCAAATGTAGACGACAATGCTGTGTGCGTATTAAAAACGGAAAGCGGGATTATCGGGACGCTTGCGGCAAGCTGGGCTTACAATGGAAAAGAAGATAATTCCACGATTGTTTACGGAGAGAAAGGGATTCTTCGTTTAGAGGACGATCCGACGTATTCATTAGTTGCACAATATGCAACGGGTGAAGTGGTGAACTATGAATTAGGAAAAATCCAGTCGAACGATGAAGGCGGACAAAGTAATTCTCACGTCATTGAACAATTCGTAGATGCAGTTGCAGAAGATAAAGAATCTCCTGTTCCTGGTGAAGAAGGATTAAAATCACTTGCTGTTATTTTAGCAGCTTTAAAATCAAGTCAAACGAAACAAATTACGCGCGTGTAA
- a CDS encoding TetR/AcrR family transcriptional regulator produces the protein MNKKKLQSEQTKRKVADAAKALFSQKGYKATSIEEIVEATGSSKGNIYYHFKSKEGLFLYLIDEWDLEWERNWKERESLYKTTRDKLFGIAEQIILDDLNHPLTKAADEFFNNEEKGSDIEERIDEMVKRHVEFNRELLQKGIDEGEFSHKNAEQLAVVLEGLFVGMSRMSRKTNTENALQLYHSAIDVFLNGIIARSS, from the coding sequence TTGAATAAAAAAAAGCTTCAAAGTGAACAAACCAAAAGAAAAGTGGCAGATGCCGCTAAAGCATTGTTTTCACAAAAAGGCTATAAAGCTACATCTATTGAGGAAATTGTAGAAGCTACGGGAAGCAGTAAAGGGAATATTTATTATCACTTTAAAAGTAAAGAAGGGCTTTTTCTTTATTTAATAGACGAATGGGACCTCGAGTGGGAACGAAACTGGAAAGAAAGAGAGTCTCTTTACAAAACAACAAGAGATAAGCTTTTTGGAATTGCGGAGCAAATTATTTTAGATGATTTGAATCACCCTCTTACGAAAGCCGCCGATGAGTTTTTTAACAACGAGGAAAAGGGCAGCGATATCGAAGAGCGAATTGATGAGATGGTGAAACGACACGTGGAGTTTAACCGCGAGCTTTTGCAAAAAGGCATTGATGAAGGAGAGTTTTCTCATAAAAATGCAGAACAGCTTGCAGTAGTTTTAGAAGGACTGTTTGTTGGAATGAGCCGCATGTCTCGAAAAACGAACACGGAAAATGCCCTGCAGCTTTACCATTCAGCAATTGATGTATTTTTAAACGGAATTATAGCAAGGTCTTCTTAA
- a CDS encoding Gfo/Idh/MocA family protein: protein MRIGIIGAGGIAVSRHIPAFKQLGDECVIWGLSDINSERATEVANEHNIPHVFVDYKDMFKEVDAVCICTPNKFHAEFAVAALKAGVHVLCEKPMAMSKEQGEEMLAAARESGKQLAIAYHYRFMKEAQAAKKMMTEVGRPLVARVRAMRRRKVPGWGVFTNKDLQGGGSLIDYGCHLLDLTLWLMGNPKHTEVLGSTYNDLSKTPNQLNQWGTFDHETFSVDDHVTAYIKFENGASLLLETSWAANIEDDEEHVSISGVEGGLSVFPFELYTSKNGMLMNSTSPWIDGEDDYSLSQAKNFVEACKGNAELVVKPQEALQVSAIIDEIYRTGGN, encoded by the coding sequence GTGAGAATTGGCATAATCGGAGCAGGAGGGATTGCTGTAAGCAGGCATATCCCAGCATTCAAACAACTGGGTGATGAATGTGTGATTTGGGGGCTTAGCGATATTAATAGTGAAAGAGCCACAGAGGTAGCCAATGAGCATAATATCCCTCACGTATTTGTTGATTATAAAGATATGTTCAAAGAAGTGGATGCGGTGTGCATTTGTACACCCAATAAATTTCACGCCGAGTTTGCAGTAGCAGCGTTAAAAGCAGGCGTTCACGTCCTATGTGAAAAGCCAATGGCGATGTCTAAAGAACAAGGTGAAGAAATGCTTGCTGCCGCTAGAGAATCAGGTAAGCAGTTAGCGATTGCGTATCATTACCGGTTCATGAAAGAAGCGCAGGCGGCGAAAAAAATGATGACAGAGGTAGGACGCCCATTAGTGGCACGTGTCAGAGCAATGCGTCGCCGAAAGGTTCCCGGGTGGGGGGTATTTACGAACAAAGATCTTCAAGGAGGAGGCAGCTTAATTGATTACGGCTGCCATTTGCTTGATTTAACGCTTTGGCTAATGGGAAACCCAAAGCATACTGAAGTACTGGGAAGTACATATAATGACCTGAGTAAAACGCCTAACCAATTAAATCAATGGGGAACATTTGACCATGAAACATTCAGCGTGGATGATCATGTAACGGCCTATATTAAATTTGAAAATGGAGCGTCGCTTCTTTTAGAAACTTCTTGGGCTGCTAATATTGAAGATGATGAAGAGCACGTAAGCATATCAGGGGTAGAAGGCGGTTTAAGCGTGTTTCCGTTTGAACTATACACGTCTAAAAACGGTATGCTCATGAACAGTACGTCACCTTGGATAGATGGAGAAGATGATTACAGCTTAAGTCAGGCTAAAAATTTCGTTGAAGCGTGTAAAGGAAATGCTGAATTAGTGGTAAAGCCACAAGAAGCGCTTCAAGTCTCAGCTATTATTGACGAAATATATCGCACAGGGGGAAATTAA
- a CDS encoding DNA-3-methyladenine glycosylase, protein MTRSLLAIEPLPLLFYQQPTLELAQSLLGCLLVHETAEGTASGFIVETEAYKGPFDRAAHSFNNRRTKRTEVMFGPPGHAYTHTMHTHCLLNVVSSDIDCPEGVLIRAIEPFSGKNLMKNRRRGMENEINWTNGPGKLTKALGVSMDLYGNDLTSPPLYIARGFTPSEISAGPRVGIDNSGEAKDYPWRFWVTNHPFVSKFR, encoded by the coding sequence ATGACGCGTTCTCTTTTAGCGATTGAACCACTTCCTCTTTTATTTTATCAACAGCCTACACTTGAATTAGCTCAGTCGCTGTTAGGATGTCTTCTTGTTCACGAGACGGCAGAAGGAACTGCATCTGGTTTTATTGTAGAAACAGAGGCTTATAAAGGGCCTTTCGACCGAGCAGCTCATAGCTTTAATAACCGGCGCACAAAAAGAACGGAGGTAATGTTCGGTCCTCCTGGTCATGCCTATACGCATACAATGCATACACATTGTTTACTCAATGTTGTAAGCAGCGACATCGATTGTCCAGAAGGCGTCCTCATTCGAGCTATTGAGCCATTTAGCGGAAAAAATTTGATGAAAAATAGACGTCGAGGGATGGAAAATGAAATAAATTGGACAAACGGTCCTGGGAAACTAACAAAAGCACTAGGGGTTTCAATGGATTTGTACGGTAATGATTTAACCAGCCCTCCTCTTTATATTGCTCGTGGCTTCACTCCTTCAGAGATTTCCGCCGGACCTCGCGTTGGCATTGATAATTCTGGTGAAGCGAAGGATTACCCTTGGCGCTTTTGGGTTACCAATCACCCGTTTGTATCGAAATTCAGGTAA
- a CDS encoding helix-turn-helix transcriptional regulator gives MNKQEVIKSVSDKIRLIRLERNYSQDRMAEVIGISKKTLVQIEKGRTEAGWTTTVAVCGLFGDSEILQSVLGDVPLEVVEIIAHNGVSSPKDKTLGGRVWWKEIQKEGSFRLQQNMISQHYRILDDQDYRWFSSFDKSEAVKRFEELTNE, from the coding sequence ATGAATAAACAAGAAGTGATTAAATCAGTATCGGATAAAATAAGATTAATTCGTTTAGAAAGAAACTATTCACAAGACAGAATGGCTGAAGTCATTGGCATTTCCAAAAAAACATTGGTTCAAATTGAAAAAGGGCGCACGGAAGCAGGGTGGACGACCACTGTTGCAGTATGCGGTTTGTTTGGTGACAGTGAAATCCTTCAATCGGTTTTAGGAGACGTTCCTTTAGAAGTAGTAGAAATCATTGCTCATAACGGCGTATCTTCTCCAAAAGATAAAACGCTCGGAGGAAGAGTATGGTGGAAAGAAATTCAAAAAGAAGGCTCTTTTCGTCTGCAGCAAAATATGATTAGTCAGCACTATCGCATTTTAGATGACCAAGACTATCGATGGTTTAGTTCATTTGATAAAAGCGAAGCGGTAAAAAGGTTTGAAGAATTAACGAATGAATAA
- the thiM gene encoding hydroxyethylthiazole kinase encodes MDISKISAQLEKVRDTSPLVHNITNVVVTNFTANGLLALGASPVMAYAKEEVADMARIAGALVLNMGTLTAQEVEAMRIAGKSANENGVPVIFDPVGAGATPFRTEVARQLVEELNIAVIRGNAAEVANVVGESWLIKGVDSLEGQGDVIELAEKAANKLDTVIVITGKQDVITDGNTTYTVDNGHPLFTKVTGTGCLLTSIIGAFAAVEKEYVEASVAALSFYGVAGEIAAAKKGEEGPGSFQIELLNQLHLLSGQDIESYARVHQR; translated from the coding sequence ATGGATATTAGTAAAATTTCAGCTCAATTAGAAAAAGTAAGAGATACAAGTCCGCTTGTTCATAATATTACGAATGTTGTGGTAACCAATTTTACAGCAAATGGACTGCTTGCACTAGGAGCTTCACCTGTTATGGCTTATGCGAAGGAAGAAGTGGCTGACATGGCACGAATCGCCGGAGCGCTTGTCTTAAATATGGGTACACTGACGGCTCAAGAAGTAGAAGCGATGAGAATAGCAGGAAAATCAGCAAATGAAAATGGCGTGCCGGTTATTTTTGACCCTGTAGGAGCCGGAGCGACACCGTTTCGTACAGAAGTGGCACGTCAGCTTGTAGAAGAATTAAATATTGCAGTTATTCGTGGTAACGCTGCTGAAGTTGCGAATGTAGTAGGCGAGTCATGGCTCATTAAAGGCGTTGATTCATTAGAAGGGCAAGGAGACGTCATTGAACTTGCTGAGAAAGCAGCGAACAAATTAGATACAGTGATTGTTATCACGGGTAAACAAGATGTAATCACAGATGGAAACACAACGTATACAGTAGACAACGGTCACCCGTTATTTACGAAAGTGACGGGTACAGGATGTCTGCTGACATCAATTATAGGAGCTTTCGCCGCTGTAGAAAAAGAATATGTCGAGGCAAGCGTTGCTGCTTTAAGTTTTTACGGAGTGGCAGGTGAAATCGCCGCAGCGAAAAAAGGTGAAGAAGGGCCGGGAAGCTTTCAAATTGAGCTGTTAAATCAGCTTCATCTTTTATCTGGGCAGGATATTGAATCATATGCAAGAGTACATCAACGTTAA
- a CDS encoding UDP-N-acetylmuramoyl-L-alanyl-D-glutamate--2,6-diaminopimelate ligase — MNIHFDTLMNLSIKHIFGPASQTIHDLTYHSKQVQDGSVFFSIKGENEDGHQYIKEAIARGAVAVFGTSIEELRLLSTQYSHCTFLAVDDVRKVMASFSKMYFDYTDEKIETIGVTGTNGKTTVAAYVRSLLTLLKLPTGSIGTTGIWSSKKKLVYKKSTPTTPESVDLHKIFYDLYTRGDEAAVMEVSSIAIDQQRVEDIYFDVAIHTNLSEEHLEYHKTFEHYKKCKMKLFQQAKHAVINIDDQDMGKNLSGLFEGPKVTYSLLNNAEATLQAKNITVKEGGSFFDLLYKGQSYKVAVPVYGDYNIANVLAAVGTALHFEYHIEDIISVLPQLESPEGRFQVIEGPNNQKVILDYAHTPVALTRLVEEVKKMEYNQLIVMIAGIGIRDFNKMPKMARTIEGKADEIVVTVDHPGHHDPNVIVDQVMTGFSNPSASNIHRSPTRTEGVLKSLSLGKSNDIILLTSGCINGAQLVKGNEIPHSDEEIIASYYASLSNIS; from the coding sequence ATGAACATCCACTTTGATACATTAATGAACTTATCAATTAAACATATTTTTGGGCCTGCATCTCAAACGATCCACGATCTAACATATCATTCAAAGCAGGTTCAAGACGGATCAGTATTTTTTAGTATAAAAGGTGAAAATGAAGATGGACATCAATATATTAAAGAAGCTATAGCTAGAGGAGCCGTAGCAGTCTTTGGGACAAGCATTGAGGAGCTTCGTCTTTTGAGCACTCAGTATTCTCACTGTACGTTTTTAGCTGTTGACGACGTTCGCAAAGTAATGGCGTCTTTTTCTAAAATGTATTTTGATTATACGGATGAAAAAATTGAGACAATTGGCGTTACAGGTACAAATGGTAAAACAACCGTAGCAGCTTACGTAAGGTCGCTTTTAACTCTTTTAAAATTGCCGACAGGATCGATTGGAACGACCGGCATTTGGTCATCAAAGAAGAAGTTAGTTTATAAAAAAAGTACGCCTACAACACCTGAATCGGTAGACTTGCATAAAATCTTTTATGATTTGTATACAAGAGGCGATGAAGCAGCAGTGATGGAAGTATCTTCAATTGCTATTGATCAGCAGCGAGTAGAAGATATTTACTTTGATGTAGCCATTCACACAAATCTGTCAGAAGAGCACTTAGAGTATCATAAAACGTTTGAGCACTATAAAAAATGCAAGATGAAATTATTTCAGCAGGCCAAACATGCCGTTATTAATATAGATGATCAGGACATGGGTAAAAACTTAAGTGGGCTATTTGAAGGGCCTAAAGTCACGTATAGCTTATTAAATAATGCGGAGGCAACTCTGCAAGCAAAAAACATTACCGTCAAAGAAGGGGGCTCTTTCTTTGATTTACTTTATAAAGGACAGTCATACAAAGTAGCAGTGCCTGTATATGGCGATTACAACATTGCTAACGTGCTCGCAGCCGTCGGTACAGCTCTTCACTTTGAATACCACATTGAGGATATTATTAGCGTGCTTCCTCAATTGGAAAGTCCAGAAGGTCGCTTTCAAGTGATAGAAGGTCCTAATAACCAAAAAGTGATTTTAGACTATGCCCATACGCCTGTTGCCCTTACGCGTTTAGTAGAAGAAGTAAAAAAGATGGAGTATAACCAGCTAATTGTCATGATTGCAGGGATCGGCATTCGAGATTTTAATAAAATGCCTAAAATGGCGCGTACCATTGAAGGAAAAGCTGATGAAATTGTCGTAACGGTTGATCATCCAGGTCATCATGATCCGAACGTAATTGTAGATCAAGTAATGACGGGTTTTTCAAATCCAAGCGCAAGTAATATTCACCGTTCCCCTACCCGAACAGAAGGAGTATTAAAGTCGCTTTCTTTAGGAAAGTCGAATGACATTATTTTACTTACAAGCGGCTGTATTAACGGCGCTCAGCTTGTAAAAGGAAACGAAATTCCGCATTCAGATGAAGAAATTATTGCCTCTTATTATGCATCGTTAAGCAATATTTCCTAA
- a CDS encoding GNAT family N-acetyltransferase — MIKIKRDRLTNNEVIELVSSHLQGMNLHSPPESIHALNIESLKQRDITFWSVWEDSQLAGCGAVKELDEHHGEIKSMRTATAHLRKGIARELLQYIINEAKKRGYRRLSLETGSAPAFEPARKLYASFGFYECEPFSTYKEDPYSVFMTKKLND; from the coding sequence ATGATTAAAATAAAAAGAGACCGCTTAACTAACAATGAAGTTATTGAACTAGTAAGTTCTCACCTTCAAGGAATGAACTTACATTCACCCCCTGAAAGTATTCATGCTCTAAATATTGAAAGCTTAAAACAACGTGATATTACGTTTTGGAGCGTGTGGGAAGACAGTCAGCTAGCAGGGTGCGGGGCTGTAAAAGAGTTAGATGAGCACCACGGAGAAATTAAATCGATGCGAACAGCTACCGCCCATTTGCGGAAAGGAATTGCTAGAGAGCTGCTGCAGTACATAATAAATGAAGCGAAAAAACGAGGGTACCGGCGCTTAAGCTTAGAAACAGGATCCGCACCCGCTTTTGAACCGGCTAGAAAGCTATACGCCAGTTTTGGATTTTACGAGTGCGAACCGTTTTCTACCTACAAAGAAGATCCATACAGTGTATTTATGACAAAGAAATTGAATGATTGA
- a CDS encoding pyridoxamine 5'-phosphate oxidase family protein — MNEQKIAKKVNEVLEGNRVGTLATVVNNKPHSRYMTFFSDEDGIALYTPTNINTHKAEEIEANPNVHVLLGYSGEGYGDQYLELSGTAVLRTGDQLKGRIWNDHMKEWFDGPNDPEYVVLEITPNEIRFMNEGEETPQTVQL, encoded by the coding sequence ATGAATGAACAAAAAATTGCTAAAAAAGTAAATGAAGTATTAGAAGGAAATCGTGTAGGAACATTAGCCACAGTTGTAAACAACAAACCCCACTCTCGCTATATGACATTCTTTAGCGATGAAGATGGTATCGCTCTTTACACACCAACAAATATCAATACACATAAGGCAGAAGAAATCGAAGCCAATCCGAACGTGCACGTACTATTGGGCTACAGCGGCGAAGGATATGGCGATCAATACTTAGAATTATCTGGTACAGCTGTTCTTCGTACTGGTGATCAATTAAAAGGGCGTATATGGAACGATCACATGAAAGAATGGTTTGACGGTCCAAATGACCCTGAGTATGTTGTTCTTGAAATTACGCCGAACGAAATTCGCTTTATGAATGAAGGCGAAGAAACTCCTCAAACTGTTCAGCTATAA